In Dysidea avara chromosome 3, odDysAvar1.4, whole genome shotgun sequence, a single window of DNA contains:
- the LOC136249483 gene encoding ATP-binding cassette sub-family C member 4-like isoform X4 translates to MKRAEASSILQWKSGIFGRVTTFWITYVMNGTVLTLGSPKRNGAPHNAVTKNHREITKNLLLKSWLDPLIWIGYKRELKQDDLYATPKGAQSQILVKKFNKYWNDELQRHKRGLTPRLWFAILQCLKWRLLIHGILFFIFLLPQIGQSILVGYLSQYFCEKNSLEEELSLLRASNNSELVDQKEDIQTATRNAYLYAAGITVLTFFSVLLGIWVFYVSQMNGMMCRIVMTMSIYSKI, encoded by the exons ATGAAAAGAGCTGAGGCATCATccattttgcagtggaaatctgGGATTTTTGGTcgtgtgaccactttttggataacTTATGTTATGAATGGTACAGTACTCACCCTGGGATCCCCCAAACGAAATGGTGCCCCCCATAATGCTGTCACCAAAAATCATAGAGAAATCACCAAAAATCTGCTGCTAAAAAG TTGGCTAGACCCACTGATCTGGATAGGGTACAAAAGAGAGTTGAAACAAGATGATCTCTATGCTACTCCTAAAGGAGCTCAATCACAAATTTTAGTGAAGAAATTTAACAA ATACTGGAATGATGAACTCCAGCGCCATAAGAGGGGACTAACACCTCGACTGTGGTTTGCAATATTGCAGTGTTTGAAGTGGCGTCTACTAATACATGGAATCCTATTCTTTATATTT CTCCTTCCTCAAATTGGCCAGTCCATACTTGTTGGTTATCTGTCTCAATATTTCTGTGAGAAGAATAGTCTGGAAGAGGAGCTGTCTTTACTGAGGGCTTCAAATAATTCTGAACTGGTCGATCAAAAAGAAGATATACAAACAGCCACCAGAAATGCTTACCTCTATGCTGCAGGGATAACTGTGTTGACATTCTTTTCAGTTCTTTTGGGTATATGGGTATTTTATGTTAGTCAAATGAACGGGATGATGTGCCGGATTGTGATGACCATGTCTATTTATTCAAAG ATTTGA
- the LOC136249483 gene encoding ATP-binding cassette sub-family C member 4-like isoform X2 — protein sequence MKRAEASSILQWKSGIFGRVTTFWITYVMNGTVLTLGSPKRNGAPHNAVTKNHREITKNLLLKSWLDPLIWIGYKRELKQDDLYATPKGAQSQILVKKFNKYWNDELQRHKRGLTPRLWFAILQCLKWRLLIHGILFFIFLLPQIGQSILVGYLSQYFCEKNSLEEELSLLRASNNSELVDQKEDIQTATRNAYLYAAGITVLTFFSVLLGIWVFYVSQMNGMMCRIVMTMSIYSKCCPH from the exons ATGAAAAGAGCTGAGGCATCATccattttgcagtggaaatctgGGATTTTTGGTcgtgtgaccactttttggataacTTATGTTATGAATGGTACAGTACTCACCCTGGGATCCCCCAAACGAAATGGTGCCCCCCATAATGCTGTCACCAAAAATCATAGAGAAATCACCAAAAATCTGCTGCTAAAAAG TTGGCTAGACCCACTGATCTGGATAGGGTACAAAAGAGAGTTGAAACAAGATGATCTCTATGCTACTCCTAAAGGAGCTCAATCACAAATTTTAGTGAAGAAATTTAACAA ATACTGGAATGATGAACTCCAGCGCCATAAGAGGGGACTAACACCTCGACTGTGGTTTGCAATATTGCAGTGTTTGAAGTGGCGTCTACTAATACATGGAATCCTATTCTTTATATTT CTCCTTCCTCAAATTGGCCAGTCCATACTTGTTGGTTATCTGTCTCAATATTTCTGTGAGAAGAATAGTCTGGAAGAGGAGCTGTCTTTACTGAGGGCTTCAAATAATTCTGAACTGGTCGATCAAAAAGAAGATATACAAACAGCCACCAGAAATGCTTACCTCTATGCTGCAGGGATAACTGTGTTGACATTCTTTTCAGTTCTTTTGGGTATATGGGTATTTTATGTTAGTCAAATGAACGGGATGATGTGCCGGATTGTGATGACCATGTCTATTTATTCAAAG TGCTGTCCACATTGA
- the LOC136249483 gene encoding ATP-binding cassette sub-family C member 4-like isoform X1 — translation MKRAEASSILQWKSGIFGRVTTFWITYVMNGTVLTLGSPKRNGAPHNAVTKNHREITKNLLLKSWLDPLIWIGYKRELKQDDLYATPKGAQSQILVKKFNKYWNDELQRHKRGLTPRLWFAILQCLKWRLLIHGILFFIFLLPQIGQSILVGYLSQYFCEKNSLEEELSLLRASNNSELVDQKEDIQTATRNAYLYAAGITVLTFFSVLLGIWVFYVSQMNGMMCRIVMTMSIYSKVLRLSQSTISQQSIGRLVNLI, via the exons ATGAAAAGAGCTGAGGCATCATccattttgcagtggaaatctgGGATTTTTGGTcgtgtgaccactttttggataacTTATGTTATGAATGGTACAGTACTCACCCTGGGATCCCCCAAACGAAATGGTGCCCCCCATAATGCTGTCACCAAAAATCATAGAGAAATCACCAAAAATCTGCTGCTAAAAAG TTGGCTAGACCCACTGATCTGGATAGGGTACAAAAGAGAGTTGAAACAAGATGATCTCTATGCTACTCCTAAAGGAGCTCAATCACAAATTTTAGTGAAGAAATTTAACAA ATACTGGAATGATGAACTCCAGCGCCATAAGAGGGGACTAACACCTCGACTGTGGTTTGCAATATTGCAGTGTTTGAAGTGGCGTCTACTAATACATGGAATCCTATTCTTTATATTT CTCCTTCCTCAAATTGGCCAGTCCATACTTGTTGGTTATCTGTCTCAATATTTCTGTGAGAAGAATAGTCTGGAAGAGGAGCTGTCTTTACTGAGGGCTTCAAATAATTCTGAACTGGTCGATCAAAAAGAAGATATACAAACAGCCACCAGAAATGCTTACCTCTATGCTGCAGGGATAACTGTGTTGACATTCTTTTCAGTTCTTTTGGGTATATGGGTATTTTATGTTAGTCAAATGAACGGGATGATGTGCCGGATTGTGATGACCATGTCTATTTATTCAAAG